In Planctomycetia bacterium, one DNA window encodes the following:
- a CDS encoding inositol-3-phosphate synthase: MPTASEKLGLWLVGASGNVATTVAVGLAAMVSGRARPIGLLTESPACRGLRMVPLARIVLGGHEIARRTPLQTAQELSGQSGLFGADLLKAVAPALRQYGRRIRPGYDPNRSKQPSAASVIARLRRDIESFQRAQRLARVVVIHVASAEAAFDARKLPREWTAFQGMLTRRSSAVLPSSVLYAIAAIEAGAAYVNFTPAVGADLPAIRAFAAQRGAAIMGSDAKTGESLLRSVLAPMFSDRCLDVRSWTGANLLGNRDGANLSDERIKAAKLRSKDAILASLLTPRPDTHTAIEFVASLHDWKTAWNHVHFAGFLGTPMTLQFTWQGCDSILAAPLVIDLARLTDLHRRREKSGVMTHLACFFKAPMDVRDHHFHRQMAALHAYLDEARAEARQ; the protein is encoded by the coding sequence AAAACTCGGCCTCTGGCTCGTTGGCGCATCCGGCAATGTCGCGACGACGGTCGCCGTCGGCCTCGCCGCGATGGTTTCGGGGCGTGCGCGCCCCATCGGACTTCTGACGGAGTCGCCGGCCTGCCGCGGCTTGCGGATGGTTCCTCTCGCTCGAATTGTTCTCGGCGGGCATGAAATCGCCCGGCGCACCCCGCTGCAAACCGCTCAAGAATTGTCCGGCCAAAGCGGATTATTCGGCGCGGACCTGCTGAAGGCCGTCGCCCCGGCGCTGCGCCAATATGGCCGCCGAATTCGTCCGGGCTACGACCCTAACCGATCGAAGCAACCATCGGCCGCAAGCGTGATCGCGCGACTTCGGCGAGACATCGAATCGTTTCAACGCGCGCAGCGTTTGGCGCGCGTCGTGGTGATTCACGTTGCGTCGGCCGAGGCGGCGTTCGATGCGCGCAAGCTGCCGCGCGAGTGGACCGCCTTTCAGGGGATGCTCACCCGACGATCGTCAGCCGTTCTGCCGTCCAGCGTGCTGTATGCGATCGCGGCGATCGAAGCCGGCGCGGCGTACGTCAATTTCACGCCGGCGGTCGGCGCGGACCTGCCGGCGATTCGCGCGTTCGCCGCGCAGCGCGGCGCGGCCATCATGGGGTCGGACGCCAAGACGGGCGAAAGCCTGCTGCGCTCCGTGCTTGCGCCGATGTTTTCAGACCGATGTCTCGATGTACGGAGCTGGACCGGAGCGAACCTGCTGGGCAACCGTGACGGCGCGAACCTGTCCGACGAGCGAATCAAGGCCGCCAAGCTCCGCTCGAAGGACGCGATCCTCGCATCGCTGCTGACGCCCCGCCCTGACACGCATACGGCGATTGAGTTTGTCGCATCGCTGCACGATTGGAAGACCGCGTGGAACCACGTCCACTTCGCCGGTTTTCTCGGCACGCCCATGACGCTGCAATTCACCTGGCAAGGGTGTGATTCGATTCTGGCCGCACCGCTGGTGATTGACCTGGCGCGGCTCACCGATCTGCATCGTCGCCGCGAAAAATCAGGTGTCATGACGCACCTCGCCTGTTTCTTCAAAGCGCCGATGGACGTGCGCGACCATCACTTCCATCGGCAGATGGCCGCCCTGCACGCCTACCTCGACGAGGCCCGCGCGGAGGCACGCCAATGA
- a CDS encoding ATP-binding cassette domain-containing protein produces the protein MSIRNLRKWFDNNGRRQVVLDDVSFDVYRGETIIIMGGSGCGKSTLLNCLIGEYPIDAGSVTYKTKDMPQPVDIVGMGERELNRIRRKFGILFQSGALFNSMTLAENVALPLREHSDVEESVIDIVVTLKLQQVHMLPHRDKMPSMLSGGQKKRAGLARATVLDPEILFYDEPSAGLDPVTSAAIDELIMDLSGKLQVTSVVVTHEMDSAFRIADRMVMLDKGRVLRIGTREEFDRLRQTPPADLKTSDDRLICQFLNGHTEGPLTDADGMTEYEKLLVANEE, from the coding sequence ATCTCCATCCGCAATCTGCGGAAGTGGTTTGACAATAATGGCCGTCGGCAGGTCGTTCTGGACGACGTGTCGTTCGACGTCTATCGCGGCGAGACGATCATCATCATGGGCGGCAGCGGCTGCGGGAAGAGCACGCTGCTGAACTGCCTCATTGGCGAGTATCCCATCGACGCAGGCAGCGTCACGTACAAGACCAAGGACATGCCGCAGCCGGTGGATATTGTCGGCATGGGTGAGCGGGAGCTGAACCGGATTCGCCGCAAGTTCGGCATTCTGTTTCAGAGCGGGGCGCTCTTCAATTCGATGACCCTGGCGGAAAACGTCGCCCTGCCCCTGCGCGAGCACAGCGACGTGGAGGAGTCGGTCATCGACATCGTCGTGACCCTCAAGCTGCAACAGGTTCACATGCTGCCGCACCGCGATAAGATGCCGTCGATGCTATCGGGCGGTCAGAAGAAACGAGCGGGCCTAGCGCGGGCGACCGTGCTCGACCCCGAGATTCTCTTTTACGACGAGCCGTCAGCGGGATTGGACCCGGTCACCAGCGCGGCGATAGACGAGTTGATCATGGACCTGTCGGGCAAGCTGCAAGTCACCAGCGTCGTCGTCACGCACGAGATGGACTCGGCCTTTCGCATCGCCGATCGCATGGTCATGCTTGACAAGGGCCGCGTCCTGCGGATCGGGACGAGGGAGGAGTTTGACCGGCTTCGCCAGACCCCGCCTGCGGACCTCAAGACATCCGACGATCGCTTGATTTGCCAGTTCCTGAACGGTCACACCGAAGGCCCGCTGACTGACGCTGACGGGATGACGGAGTACGAGAAGCTGCTGGTCGCAAACGAGGAGTAA
- a CDS encoding sugar phosphate isomerase/epimerase, whose translation MTPRLAYSANAYLRCDVLEAIRRIAEIGYRGIELMADAPHLWPAETTPQTIDAVCAALERRGLAISNVNAFMMNRIGDPRQPYWHPSWLEPNRQYRQVRIDHTLAALALARDLGAPHITTEPGGPRPDGMTWRSAFQLFVEMLKPVVERAEQLGVRLLIEPEPGLLIERCEQYLELADRFNSPALGLNFDVGHAFCVNEDPAVWIPRMREHTVHYHLEDIAATRVHEHLVPGRGAIDFRAVLASIGQQYFDRGGWATVELYPYVDDPDGAGRSALAFLRDAAADA comes from the coding sequence ATGACGCCGCGCCTCGCATACAGCGCGAATGCTTACCTGCGCTGCGACGTGCTGGAAGCGATCCGGCGCATCGCGGAGATCGGCTACCGCGGAATCGAATTGATGGCCGACGCGCCGCACCTGTGGCCGGCCGAGACAACGCCGCAAACCATCGACGCCGTGTGCGCGGCACTGGAGCGGCGCGGCCTGGCGATTTCCAACGTCAACGCGTTCATGATGAACCGCATCGGCGATCCGCGGCAGCCCTATTGGCATCCGAGCTGGCTCGAACCGAATCGCCAGTACCGCCAGGTGCGAATCGATCACACACTCGCGGCGCTGGCGCTGGCGCGCGACCTGGGCGCGCCGCACATCACCACCGAGCCGGGCGGCCCCAGGCCCGATGGAATGACCTGGCGCAGTGCGTTTCAGCTTTTTGTCGAGATGCTCAAGCCTGTCGTGGAGCGCGCCGAGCAGCTCGGCGTCCGGCTGCTGATCGAGCCGGAGCCGGGGCTGCTGATTGAGCGATGCGAGCAATACCTCGAACTGGCCGACCGGTTCAACTCCCCGGCACTGGGGTTGAATTTCGACGTCGGCCATGCATTCTGCGTGAACGAAGACCCGGCCGTTTGGATCCCGCGCATGCGCGAGCACACGGTTCACTATCACCTTGAAGACATCGCTGCGACGCGCGTGCATGAGCATCTTGTTCCCGGTCGCGGCGCGATCGATTTTCGCGCCGTGCTGGCCTCGATCGGACAGCAGTATTTCGACCGCGGCGGCTGGGCGACCGTTGAGTTGTATCCCTACGTCGATGATCCCGACGGCGCGGGCCGGTCCGCGCTCGCATTCCTCCGCGATGCGGCGGCCGACGCATGA
- a CDS encoding UbiA family prenyltransferase, which translates to MSKLRAYAELVRLPNLFTAAADVLAGYWLYTRELSMTPVLGALVFSSICLYASAVALNAIVDVETDRGERPGRPIPSGRLTLHAARRCFAWLALLGLAAAGVASILTRTPVCIAFAGLIFVAGALYNLGVKHTPLRAANMATCRGLNLAMGMSGHAAIAGLPLLALFTYVAAVTHFGRDEAETAARSRLRTGAAGILIALLWLGYFAAERMMADATVLVLWLALMIHVGRVAFRAIRRPVAANVQYAMGTFILAIIPFDAIMVCAAHGWRGGVPFAALLLGAVITARRARPT; encoded by the coding sequence ATGAGCAAGCTCCGCGCCTACGCCGAATTGGTGCGGCTGCCGAACCTGTTCACGGCGGCGGCCGACGTGCTGGCGGGCTACTGGCTCTACACGCGTGAGCTTTCAATGACGCCGGTGCTCGGGGCGCTGGTGTTTTCATCCATTTGTCTTTATGCGAGCGCCGTGGCCCTGAACGCGATCGTGGACGTGGAGACGGATCGCGGCGAACGCCCCGGTCGCCCGATCCCTTCGGGCCGATTGACGCTGCATGCCGCGCGACGATGCTTCGCATGGCTGGCGCTGCTGGGCCTCGCGGCGGCTGGGGTGGCGTCGATTCTCACGCGAACGCCGGTTTGCATCGCCTTTGCCGGTTTGATTTTCGTCGCCGGCGCCCTGTACAACCTCGGCGTGAAACACACGCCGCTCCGCGCGGCAAACATGGCGACGTGTCGCGGGCTGAATCTCGCGATGGGCATGTCCGGGCACGCCGCCATCGCCGGGTTGCCGCTGCTGGCACTCTTCACTTACGTCGCCGCAGTCACTCACTTCGGGCGCGACGAAGCGGAAACCGCGGCTCGAAGTCGCTTGCGCACCGGCGCCGCCGGCATCCTGATTGCTCTGCTGTGGCTCGGTTACTTCGCGGCTGAACGCATGATGGCGGATGCGACCGTGCTCGTGCTGTGGCTTGCCCTGATGATTCACGTCGGCCGCGTCGCGTTCCGCGCCATCAGGCGCCCCGTGGCCGCCAACGTGCAATACGCGATGGGCACGTTCATCCTTGCGATCATCCCGTTTGATGCGATCATGGTCTGCGCCGCGCACGGCTGGCGCGGCGGCGTGCCGTTCGCCGCGCTGCTGCTGGGAGCAGTCATCACCGCGCGCCGGGCGCGCCCCACCTAA
- a CDS encoding cystathionine beta-synthase has product MQILNSVLECVGHTPMVRLRRVTAGIKCTIAAKVEYFNPGGSVKDRPALLMLEEAEKAGKLKPGGTIIEPTSGNTGAALAMAAAIKGYRCILVMPDKMAPEKFALLRAYGAETVTVPTVGANSPESYYNVANRLTQEIPGAFQPNQFENPNNPQAHYNTTGPEIWEQTDGKIDYFVAGVGTGGTISGTARYLKEKKPSIKIIGADPEGSIYTQGNMPKGYLVEGIGEDFVPNTVNLKLVDQVIAVSDKDSFTMARRLAREEGLLVGGSCGTAVCAALKVAADLPADKLVVVLLPDSGRGYLSKIYNDEWMQSKGFIPLPGHGMTVGDVLASKGDIPPLITVNRKDPVAKAVELMRKNGISQLPVVGDDGDVLGSIQEITPLQLVFDHINIATKAVGEVMGSAFPKLEKNVEIEKGIKALSLGASAIIVTDDHKPLGLLTKTDFITYLSGGPEGVEAVKAAK; this is encoded by the coding sequence GTGCAGATTCTCAACTCCGTTCTCGAATGCGTCGGCCACACACCCATGGTGCGCCTGCGACGCGTCACCGCAGGCATCAAGTGTACCATCGCCGCGAAAGTCGAGTACTTCAACCCCGGCGGGTCCGTGAAGGATCGCCCCGCCCTGCTCATGCTCGAAGAAGCCGAGAAGGCCGGCAAGCTCAAGCCCGGCGGCACCATCATCGAACCAACCAGCGGCAACACCGGCGCGGCGCTGGCGATGGCCGCCGCCATCAAGGGGTATCGCTGCATCCTCGTCATGCCCGACAAGATGGCCCCGGAAAAGTTCGCCCTGCTGCGCGCCTACGGCGCCGAGACCGTCACCGTCCCGACCGTCGGCGCGAACAGCCCCGAGAGCTACTACAACGTCGCCAATCGCCTCACGCAGGAGATCCCCGGCGCGTTTCAGCCCAACCAGTTCGAGAACCCCAACAATCCCCAGGCTCATTACAACACCACCGGACCGGAAATCTGGGAGCAGACCGACGGCAAGATCGACTACTTCGTCGCCGGCGTCGGCACCGGCGGAACCATCTCCGGCACGGCGCGCTACCTCAAGGAAAAGAAGCCTTCGATCAAGATCATCGGCGCCGACCCGGAAGGCTCGATTTATACTCAAGGAAACATGCCAAAGGGCTACCTCGTCGAAGGCATCGGCGAGGATTTCGTCCCCAACACCGTCAACCTCAAGCTCGTCGATCAGGTCATCGCCGTCAGCGACAAAGACTCCTTCACCATGGCCCGCCGACTGGCCCGCGAGGAGGGTCTGCTCGTCGGCGGATCGTGCGGAACGGCCGTCTGCGCCGCGCTGAAGGTCGCCGCCGATCTCCCGGCCGACAAGCTTGTCGTCGTGCTGCTGCCCGACTCCGGCCGCGGCTATTTGAGCAAGATCTACAACGACGAATGGATGCAGAGCAAGGGATTCATCCCCCTGCCCGGCCACGGAATGACCGTCGGCGACGTGCTGGCATCCAAGGGTGACATCCCACCGCTTATCACCGTCAATCGAAAAGACCCGGTCGCCAAGGCCGTCGAGTTGATGCGCAAAAACGGCATCTCGCAGTTGCCGGTCGTCGGAGACGATGGTGACGTACTCGGTTCGATTCAGGAGATCACGCCCCTGCAACTGGTCTTCGATCACATCAACATCGCGACGAAGGCCGTCGGCGAAGTCATGGGCTCGGCCTTCCCCAAACTGGAGAAGAACGTCGAGATCGAAAAGGGCATCAAGGCGCTTTCGCTCGGCGCGTCGGCCATCATTGTCACCGACGATCACAAGCCGCTGGGCCTGCTGACCAAGACCGATTTCATCACGTACCTTTCCGGCGGACCGGAAGGCGTCGAAGCGGTCAAGGCAGCGAAATAG
- a CDS encoding sugar phosphate isomerase/epimerase: protein MAPILSYNTNGFAHHRLPEAIKVLADIGYRHVAITLDIHSLDPADPNLEAHVAAVQDALAMHEMTCTIETGGRFVLDPHRKHWPTLISAASRDRQRRIDFLRRAVDVARALDADAVSFWSGAIEPGVTVDSAWSHLREGCRDLLIHARNRAVHLAFEPEPGMFIETCDQFTKLADEMVPISGGIPLGLALDLGHVHCLGDGDAASRIRQFADQLRVIHIEDMRTGLHEHLMFGEGEMAFPPIIAALREVGYTGPLVVELSRHGHDAVNAARRAFEFLSPMLTG from the coding sequence ATGGCTCCAATCCTCTCGTACAACACCAACGGTTTCGCGCACCATCGGCTGCCCGAAGCGATCAAAGTCCTCGCTGACATTGGATACCGTCACGTCGCGATCACGCTCGACATTCATTCGCTCGATCCCGCTGATCCGAATCTCGAAGCGCATGTCGCCGCCGTCCAAGACGCACTGGCGATGCACGAGATGACCTGCACGATCGAAACGGGCGGACGCTTTGTGCTGGACCCCCATCGCAAACACTGGCCCACGTTAATCAGTGCGGCCTCGCGCGATCGACAGCGGCGGATCGATTTCCTGCGCCGAGCCGTTGACGTGGCCCGTGCGCTGGACGCCGACGCCGTCAGCTTCTGGTCCGGCGCGATCGAACCCGGCGTGACCGTCGATTCGGCCTGGTCGCACCTCCGGGAGGGTTGCCGCGATCTACTGATCCATGCACGGAACCGCGCCGTGCACCTGGCCTTCGAACCGGAACCAGGCATGTTCATCGAGACCTGCGATCAGTTCACGAAGCTGGCCGACGAAATGGTGCCGATTTCCGGCGGCATCCCGCTTGGCCTGGCGCTCGATCTCGGCCATGTTCACTGCCTCGGCGACGGCGACGCGGCATCGCGAATCCGTCAATTCGCGGATCAACTTCGCGTCATCCACATCGAGGACATGCGAACCGGCCTGCACGAGCATCTCATGTTCGGCGAAGGCGAGATGGCGTTTCCACCCATCATCGCGGCGCTACGCGAAGTGGGCTACACTGGGCCGCTCGTCGTGGAGCTTAGCCGTCACGGTCACGACGCGGTCAACGCGGCGCGACGGGCGTTTGAGTTTCTGTCGCCCATGCTCACCGGATGA
- a CDS encoding TatD family hydrolase has product MQYIDPHIHMISRVTDDYERLAQAGCVAVSEPAFWAGYDRGSAAAFHDYFRHLTEVEPKRAAQYGIRHFCWLCMNAKEAENVTLSREVIAQIPAFLDRPGVLGIGEIGLNRNTPNECRIFLEQLDLAARHDELVLVHTPHLEDKYQGTRMILDMIRGDSRIRPERVCIDHVEEHTIRHALEAGCWAGMTLYPVTKCTPARAADMIEVYGCERLMVNSAGDWGPSEPMAVPRFIQELRQRGWGTADISKIVYDNPLAFFRQCRRFAD; this is encoded by the coding sequence ATGCAATACATCGATCCACACATTCACATGATCTCGCGCGTGACGGACGATTACGAGCGGCTGGCGCAGGCGGGTTGCGTGGCGGTGAGCGAACCGGCGTTCTGGGCGGGGTATGATCGCGGCAGCGCGGCGGCGTTTCATGATTATTTTCGACATCTGACGGAGGTGGAGCCGAAGCGGGCGGCGCAGTATGGAATCCGTCATTTCTGCTGGCTGTGCATGAATGCGAAAGAAGCGGAGAACGTCACGCTGTCGCGCGAGGTGATCGCGCAGATTCCCGCGTTTCTGGATCGGCCGGGCGTTCTGGGGATTGGTGAAATCGGGCTGAACAGGAACACGCCGAATGAGTGTCGAATCTTCCTCGAACAGCTCGACCTGGCGGCTCGGCATGATGAGCTGGTGCTGGTGCACACGCCGCACCTGGAGGACAAGTATCAGGGCACGCGGATGATTCTCGACATGATCCGCGGCGATTCGCGGATTCGCCCCGAGCGCGTGTGCATTGATCACGTCGAGGAGCACACGATTCGCCATGCGCTGGAAGCCGGCTGCTGGGCGGGGATGACGCTGTACCCGGTGACCAAGTGCACCCCCGCGCGCGCCGCGGACATGATTGAAGTGTACGGATGCGAGCGGCTGATGGTGAATTCCGCCGGAGACTGGGGCCCGAGCGAGCCGATGGCTGTGCCGCGGTTCATCCAGGAGCTGCGCCAGCGGGGCTGGGGCACGGCGGACATATCTAAGATTGTCTATGATAACCCGCTGGCATTTTTCCGTCAGTGCCGGCGGTTCGCAGATTAG
- a CDS encoding alkaline phosphatase family protein yields MPEQTVIFVSMPGLRRRDLQHMPRLSAIAGAVADLVPTFPCVTSPVQANMLTGRTPQEHGIIGNGFYHRDRRTVELWVGRNGFIEGPQLWERLTAAGVSSAAWMTQNIKDAAADYIVTPEPIHHPDGRMDLWCYSKPDGLYQRLFNDLGHFPLMNYWGPMANIKSTEWIVNATLWLIQRERPQFNSIYVPHLDYAAQKFGPNSSQAIAACAEADGQLGRLFDGLAAIGAADPTILVAGEYALTDVSRVIYPNRVLRDAGFARIDERDGAEHLNVAESVAFAVVDHQFAHLYVGKPEEIDAVAGLFEGIDGIANVLIGRERAAFHVDHPRSGEIVLICEPDTWLAYYWWHDDAKAPPFARTVDIHAKPGYDPVELFFDPATKSIPLDASLVKGSHGAPATRPDQFAAIISNRPLPSTSETIRDVDVCQHLESIV; encoded by the coding sequence ATGCCTGAACAGACGGTAATCTTTGTGTCGATGCCCGGCCTGCGCCGCCGCGATCTGCAACACATGCCGCGGTTGAGCGCGATCGCGGGCGCCGTCGCCGATCTTGTGCCGACTTTCCCCTGCGTCACCTCACCCGTGCAGGCCAACATGCTCACCGGCCGAACGCCGCAAGAGCACGGCATCATCGGCAACGGCTTCTACCATCGCGACCGGCGGACCGTCGAACTATGGGTCGGCCGCAATGGATTCATCGAGGGACCGCAGCTCTGGGAAAGGCTCACCGCCGCGGGCGTCTCCAGTGCCGCATGGATGACGCAGAACATCAAGGACGCCGCCGCCGACTACATCGTCACCCCCGAGCCGATCCACCACCCCGACGGCCGAATGGATCTCTGGTGTTATTCCAAGCCTGACGGGCTGTATCAACGATTGTTCAATGACCTCGGCCATTTCCCGTTGATGAACTACTGGGGGCCGATGGCGAACATCAAATCGACCGAGTGGATCGTGAACGCGACCTTGTGGCTCATTCAACGCGAGCGGCCACAGTTCAATTCGATCTACGTTCCGCATCTGGACTACGCCGCGCAGAAATTCGGGCCGAACAGCTCGCAGGCGATCGCCGCCTGTGCCGAAGCCGACGGACAACTGGGGCGATTGTTTGACGGTCTGGCGGCCATCGGCGCAGCGGACCCGACGATCCTCGTGGCCGGCGAGTATGCGCTCACCGACGTGTCGCGCGTGATCTACCCGAATCGCGTGCTGCGCGACGCGGGCTTCGCGCGGATCGACGAGCGCGACGGCGCGGAACATCTCAACGTCGCCGAGAGCGTGGCCTTCGCCGTGGTCGATCATCAGTTCGCCCACCTTTACGTCGGCAAGCCGGAGGAGATCGACGCCGTTGCGGGATTGTTCGAGGGCATTGACGGCATCGCGAACGTGCTGATCGGTCGCGAGCGCGCCGCGTTTCACGTCGATCACCCTCGCAGCGGCGAGATCGTGTTGATCTGCGAGCCGGATACGTGGCTTGCGTATTACTGGTGGCACGATGATGCAAAGGCCCCGCCCTTCGCGCGGACGGTCGACATCCATGCCAAGCCGGGCTACGACCCCGTCGAGCTGTTCTTCGACCCGGCGACGAAGTCGATCCCGCTCGATGCCTCGCTGGTCAAAGGCTCGCACGGCGCGCCGGCCACGCGCCCGGACCAATTCGCGGCCATCATTTCCAATCGCCCGCTGCCTTCGACGAGCGAGACGATCCGCGATGTCGATGTGTGCCAACACCTCGAATCGATCGTCTAA
- a CDS encoding cystathionine gamma-synthase, giving the protein MNFATRAIHVGQEAEPVTGATIVPIFQTSTYTQDGIGKHKGYEYARTGNPTRTALESCLASLENARHGLCFASGLAATNTVMNLLSAGDHVICADDVYGGTYRLFELVWKRYGLTFSWVDMTNPDNVAKAVKPNTKMIWMETPTNPLLNIVDISAVAKIGKQHKLITVVDNTFASPYLQQPLDMGADVVVHSTTKYLGGHSDVVGGATLTSNDDLYTRLKYHQNAVGAVPGPHDCWLVLRGIKTLAVRMEAHCANAAKIAAWLAANPAVSRVIYPGLTNHKQHALAKRQMRAFGGMVSFELKGGEAAARAVAGKTKLFSLAESLGGVESLIGHPATMTHASMPVAEREARGLTGGLLRLSVGIEDADDLIEDLNQAFAAIRGASPVAVHA; this is encoded by the coding sequence ATGAACTTCGCCACGCGCGCCATTCACGTCGGTCAGGAAGCCGAACCCGTCACCGGGGCCACCATCGTGCCCATCTTTCAGACTTCCACCTACACCCAGGACGGCATCGGCAAACACAAGGGTTACGAATACGCCCGCACCGGCAACCCGACGCGCACCGCACTCGAGTCCTGCCTTGCCTCCCTGGAAAACGCCAGGCACGGCCTCTGCTTCGCTTCCGGTCTCGCCGCCACCAACACCGTGATGAATCTCCTTTCGGCCGGCGATCACGTCATCTGCGCCGACGATGTCTATGGCGGAACGTATCGCCTGTTCGAACTCGTGTGGAAGCGCTACGGGCTCACGTTCTCCTGGGTCGACATGACCAATCCGGACAACGTCGCCAAGGCCGTGAAGCCCAACACGAAGATGATCTGGATGGAGACGCCGACCAACCCATTATTGAATATTGTCGATATTTCGGCGGTGGCCAAGATCGGCAAGCAGCACAAGCTCATCACCGTCGTGGACAACACCTTCGCCAGTCCGTATCTGCAACAACCGCTGGACATGGGGGCCGACGTGGTGGTTCACAGCACGACGAAGTACCTCGGCGGGCATTCCGACGTGGTCGGCGGCGCGACGCTGACGAGCAACGACGACCTCTACACACGTCTCAAATACCATCAGAACGCCGTCGGGGCCGTTCCGGGACCGCACGATTGCTGGCTCGTGCTGCGCGGCATCAAGACGCTGGCCGTGCGCATGGAGGCACATTGCGCCAACGCCGCGAAGATCGCCGCGTGGCTGGCGGCCAATCCCGCCGTCTCGCGAGTCATCTACCCCGGCCTGACGAATCACAAGCAGCACGCCCTGGCCAAGCGCCAGATGCGGGCCTTCGGCGGCATGGTCTCGTTCGAGCTAAAGGGCGGCGAGGCGGCCGCGCGGGCCGTCGCGGGCAAGACCAAGCTCTTCTCGCTGGCCGAGTCCCTCGGCGGCGTCGAGAGCCTCATCGGCCACCCGGCAACAATGACCCACGCCAGCATGCCCGTCGCCGAACGCGAAGCCCGCGGCCTGACCGGCGGATTGCTGCGGCTGTCGGTGGGAATTGAGGATGCGGATGATTTGATCGAGGATCTCAATCAAGCGTTCGCGGCCATTCGCGGCGCGTCGCCCGTGGCAGTCCACGCGTGA